In one window of Chryseobacterium sp. JV274 DNA:
- a CDS encoding bacteriocin-like protein, which translates to MKNLKKLSRQAAKEINGGIGPFRCSITRPCSVGYCCNGECWDHDCPIEP; encoded by the coding sequence ATGAAAAACTTGAAGAAACTCAGCAGACAAGCTGCTAAAGAGATCAACGGCGGCATCGGCCCCTTCAGATGCAGTATAACAAGACCATGTTCTGTGGGATATTGCTGTAACGGAGAATGTTGGGATCATGACTGTCCGATAGAGCCTTAA
- a CDS encoding bacteriocin-like protein, which translates to MKNLKKLSRQVQKEIKGNGPFKKCTEHYECPGGSCCHNICVVNPCPLE; encoded by the coding sequence ATGAAAAATCTAAAAAAACTCAGCAGACAAGTACAAAAGGAAATCAAAGGGAACGGACCTTTCAAAAAATGTACAGAACATTACGAATGTCCGGGCGGTTCGTGCTGTCATAACATCTGTGTTGTGAATCCATGTCCCCTGGAATAA
- a CDS encoding sugar MFS transporter encodes MINKEVQSQSRNYTVPLITITLLFFMWGFITCMNDILIPYLKQLFNLTFFESMLVQFCFFGAYFIGSLIYFLISITKGDPINKLGYKKGILFGIFLAAFGCVLFYPAATFSYYPLFLGALFILGLGFTVLQITANAYVSLLGSEESASSRLNMTQAFNAFGTTIAPVLGGHLIFEFFSSPDGSFSAVATRIPYLIFAGILLLVALLISRVKLPSFQMGEEEVIKGWGALEFSHLKFGVFAMFCYVGGEVAVGSFIISFLEQPQIMGFNEIISKNYLSLYWGGAMIGRFLGAISLNQSLSQSKKAVYMLGAAGAVFLVIFSIVNLTFSQISFFLVFIVLNFIAFFVGKSAPARTLSIFAAINVVLLISAMVNHGELAMYSILGIGIFNSIMFSNIYTLAISGLGKYTSQGSSLVVMAILGGAIVPIFQGYLADQFGVQHSFIIPVFCYLVILIFGAYCTKYLGHVENTEAKSGH; translated from the coding sequence ATGATTAATAAAGAAGTACAATCGCAAAGCAGGAATTATACGGTTCCGTTGATTACCATCACCCTGTTGTTTTTTATGTGGGGATTCATCACCTGTATGAATGACATCCTGATCCCTTATCTGAAGCAACTTTTCAATCTTACCTTTTTCGAATCCATGCTGGTACAGTTCTGTTTTTTCGGGGCTTACTTTATCGGATCGCTGATTTATTTCCTGATCTCGATCACAAAAGGAGATCCTATCAATAAATTAGGGTACAAAAAAGGAATTCTGTTCGGAATTTTTCTGGCAGCTTTTGGCTGTGTCCTGTTTTATCCGGCAGCTACTTTCTCGTATTATCCATTGTTTTTGGGAGCTTTGTTTATTTTGGGACTTGGTTTTACGGTACTGCAGATTACTGCCAATGCGTATGTTTCGTTACTGGGGAGTGAAGAATCTGCTTCCAGCCGGCTGAATATGACACAGGCATTCAATGCATTCGGAACTACGATTGCTCCTGTGCTTGGAGGCCATCTTATTTTTGAATTTTTCTCTTCTCCGGATGGGTCATTCAGTGCGGTAGCAACGAGAATCCCTTACCTTATTTTCGCAGGAATTCTTTTATTGGTAGCTCTGTTGATTTCAAGAGTTAAACTTCCTTCATTCCAGATGGGTGAAGAAGAAGTGATAAAAGGCTGGGGAGCTCTTGAATTCAGCCACCTGAAATTCGGAGTATTTGCAATGTTCTGCTATGTAGGCGGAGAAGTTGCTGTAGGAAGTTTTATTATCAGTTTCCTTGAGCAGCCACAGATTATGGGATTTAATGAAATTATCAGCAAAAACTACCTTTCCCTGTATTGGGGCGGAGCCATGATCGGCCGTTTTCTTGGGGCTATTTCTTTGAACCAATCTTTAAGCCAGAGTAAAAAGGCTGTTTATATGCTTGGGGCAGCAGGAGCAGTTTTCCTTGTTATCTTTAGTATTGTGAACCTTACCTTCTCTCAGATCAGCTTTTTCCTTGTATTTATCGTTCTTAATTTCATTGCCTTTTTCGTGGGTAAATCGGCTCCGGCAAGAACATTATCCATCTTTGCAGCGATCAATGTTGTATTACTGATTTCTGCTATGGTCAATCATGGAGAACTGGCAATGTACAGTATTCTAGGAATCGGAATTTTCAACTCTATTATGTTCTCGAATATTTATACACTGGCAATCTCAGGACTGGGGAAATATACCAGCCAGGGATCTTCACTGGTTGTAATGGCTATTTTAGGTGGGGCTATAGTTCCTATTTTCCAGGGATATCTTGCAGATCAGTTTGGCGTACAGCATTCATTCATCATTCCTGTATTCTGTTATCTGGTTATTCTTATCTTCGGGGCTTACTGTACCAAGTATCTTGGTCATGTAGAGAATACCGAAGCTAAATCCGGTCATTAA
- a CDS encoding ABC transporter substrate-binding protein produces the protein MKIVSLVPSITEALFDLGLTENEVIGRTKFCIHPQDKIKNVPIIGGTKNINIEKIKALQPDLILANKEENVKDQVEALMDDFKVTVTNVETIEDNYYLLKNLGQLFGKEERAQLFNLKIYEILNQAKLETPLKAAYLIWKNPYMTIGSDTFIHRILSEIGFENIFKDKTRYPQITTEDLADAEVIMLSSEPFPFKEKHIEELQAFYPDKKIMIVDGEAFSWYGTHIAKCENYFKELLAEIHLMQQS, from the coding sequence ATGAAAATCGTTTCACTTGTACCTTCAATTACTGAGGCTTTATTTGACCTTGGACTCACCGAAAATGAAGTTATCGGGAGAACAAAATTCTGCATTCATCCTCAGGATAAAATAAAAAATGTACCCATAATCGGTGGAACCAAGAATATCAATATCGAGAAAATAAAAGCATTACAGCCGGATCTTATTCTTGCCAATAAGGAAGAGAATGTAAAAGACCAGGTAGAAGCTTTAATGGATGACTTTAAAGTAACGGTGACGAATGTTGAAACAATTGAGGACAATTATTATCTGCTTAAAAATCTCGGACAACTTTTCGGAAAGGAAGAGAGAGCACAGCTTTTTAATCTTAAAATATATGAAATACTGAATCAGGCCAAGCTGGAAACACCTCTGAAAGCGGCTTATCTTATCTGGAAGAATCCTTATATGACCATTGGTTCAGATACATTTATTCATAGGATTTTATCAGAAATTGGCTTTGAGAATATTTTCAAAGATAAAACCCGCTATCCTCAGATTACTACTGAAGATCTTGCAGATGCAGAGGTCATCATGCTTTCTTCCGAACCATTTCCCTTTAAAGAAAAACATATTGAAGAACTGCAGGCTTTTTACCCTGATAAAAAAATCATGATTGTAGATGGTGAAGCATTTTCCTGGTATGGAACTCATATTGCAAAATGTGAGAATTACTTTAAAGAATTATTGGCTGAAATTCACCTGATGCAGCAAAGCTAA
- a CDS encoding cupin domain-containing protein produces MSDTFILSEGAEFDHVIQEVSKYINLYVMAFEKNERAITQMDKRENMYGGKGTVYMLQMFDQKELANNRLAAYMVLLNKGDESGFHTHNQRNEQELYVVIHGTGEYRERTGLEGSIRKKVIKKGDITAISSIGYHSIENTGDGPLIMFVITTYNP; encoded by the coding sequence ATGTCTGATACATTTATATTATCTGAAGGAGCAGAATTTGATCACGTTATTCAGGAAGTTTCAAAATACATCAATCTTTATGTAATGGCTTTTGAAAAGAATGAACGAGCCATCACACAAATGGATAAACGTGAGAATATGTACGGTGGAAAAGGAACTGTATATATGCTACAGATGTTTGATCAGAAGGAATTAGCTAATAATCGCCTTGCAGCGTATATGGTTTTACTGAATAAAGGTGATGAATCCGGGTTTCATACGCACAACCAAAGAAATGAGCAGGAACTGTACGTGGTCATTCACGGAACCGGAGAATACCGTGAAAGAACCGGACTTGAGGGATCCATACGAAAGAAAGTTATTAAGAAAGGAGATATTACAGCCATCAGTTCTATAGGTTATCATTCTATTGAAAATACAGGAGACGGACCTTTAATCATGTTTGTCATTACCACTTATAATCCATAA
- a CDS encoding MBL fold metallo-hydrolase, protein MKLKFLGTGTSQGVPVIGCTCEVCTSENPKDKRLRSSVMVTTEENKKILIDCGPDFRQQMLTNQEHTVDIALITHEHNDHVIGLDDMRPLIFKSGKDVPLYCYSRVAHEIKNRFPYAFADVRYPGAPAFELHEIENKPFHVLDTEITPVEVIHYKITVFGYKFKNLAYITDAGFISETEKEKLKNLDVLILNCIRKFDPHPAHFILPDVIKLFEELKPKKLFLTHISHHLGLHNIEDKQLPAGIHLAYDGLELSF, encoded by the coding sequence ATGAAGTTGAAATTTTTAGGAACCGGTACTTCTCAAGGTGTACCCGTTATAGGCTGTACATGTGAAGTGTGTACTTCTGAAAATCCCAAAGACAAACGTTTACGTTCTTCCGTGATGGTGACTACGGAGGAAAATAAAAAAATACTGATCGACTGCGGTCCGGATTTCAGGCAGCAAATGCTTACCAACCAAGAACATACCGTAGATATTGCGTTGATTACTCATGAGCATAATGACCACGTAATCGGGCTTGATGATATGCGGCCATTGATTTTTAAGAGTGGAAAAGATGTTCCTCTCTACTGCTATTCAAGAGTCGCTCACGAAATTAAAAACAGATTTCCTTACGCTTTTGCAGATGTAAGGTATCCCGGTGCGCCCGCTTTTGAACTTCATGAAATTGAAAACAAACCTTTTCACGTACTGGACACAGAAATCACTCCCGTAGAAGTGATCCACTATAAAATTACCGTATTTGGATACAAATTTAAAAACCTTGCCTACATTACAGATGCCGGATTCATTTCTGAAACAGAAAAGGAAAAGCTGAAGAATCTGGATGTCCTGATATTAAACTGTATCAGAAAATTTGACCCCCATCCTGCCCATTTTATTCTTCCGGACGTCATCAAACTGTTTGAAGAGCTAAAACCGAAAAAATTATTTTTAACACATATCAGCCATCATTTAGGGCTGCATAATATTGAAGACAAGCAGCTTCCGGCCGGAATACACCTTGCCTACGATGGTTTGGAACTCAGCTTTTAA
- the mgtE gene encoding magnesium transporter: MNSRDELIFNPADIAETLSELPADERLLAFLKVPKEYKAEVFSHLDPDFQEDTIRSIGSDEVSEILNAMTPDDRTALFEDFPDELIKYSINHLNPQERRIALKLLGYNSDSIARLMTPYYIQIRKEWTVKRCLQQIKKVGKRVETMNYLYVVDERNRLIDDLAIGTLLLEEEDTLVSDITDNHFVAITTTTSKEDAVTYFEKYDRGALPIITEAGVLVGIVTIDDILDQIEQQNTEDIQKFGGLEALDLPYIQTSWTEMIKKRATWLIILFVSEMLTASAMGYFDKEIEKAVVLALFVPLIISSGGNSGSQAATLIIRAMALQEISLKDWWYVMKKEIISGLCLGAILGVIGFIRIMLWQQIGLFDYGQYWAYVGLSVSVSLIAIVLWGTLSGSMIPFVLKKLNLDPATSSAPFVATLVDVTGLIIYFTVAGLFLTGKLL; the protein is encoded by the coding sequence TTGAATTCTAGAGACGAACTTATCTTCAACCCTGCCGATATTGCCGAAACTCTCAGCGAACTTCCTGCTGATGAGAGACTGCTCGCGTTCCTGAAGGTTCCGAAAGAATACAAAGCAGAAGTTTTTTCACACCTTGACCCTGATTTTCAGGAAGATACCATCAGAAGTATCGGAAGCGATGAAGTTTCTGAGATCCTGAATGCAATGACTCCAGATGACAGGACTGCTCTTTTCGAGGATTTTCCGGATGAGCTTATCAAATATTCTATCAATCATCTTAACCCTCAGGAAAGAAGAATTGCTTTAAAACTTCTTGGATACAATTCAGACTCTATTGCCCGTCTGATGACGCCTTATTATATTCAGATCCGTAAGGAATGGACAGTAAAGAGATGTCTTCAGCAGATCAAAAAGGTAGGAAAAAGAGTGGAAACCATGAACTACCTGTATGTGGTGGATGAAAGAAACCGCCTGATTGATGACCTTGCTATCGGAACTTTGCTGTTGGAAGAGGAAGATACACTGGTTTCTGATATCACAGACAATCATTTCGTGGCGATTACCACTACAACTTCCAAAGAAGATGCAGTAACTTATTTTGAAAAGTATGACCGTGGCGCTCTTCCAATCATTACAGAAGCCGGTGTTCTGGTAGGAATTGTAACAATTGACGATATTCTCGATCAGATTGAACAGCAGAATACGGAAGATATTCAGAAATTCGGGGGATTGGAAGCATTGGATCTTCCTTACATCCAGACCTCCTGGACTGAAATGATCAAAAAAAGAGCAACCTGGCTGATCATTTTATTTGTTTCGGAAATGCTGACAGCTTCTGCAATGGGATATTTTGATAAAGAAATTGAAAAAGCTGTTGTTCTTGCTCTATTTGTTCCGTTGATTATTTCCAGTGGAGGAAACTCCGGATCGCAGGCAGCAACATTAATTATCCGTGCAATGGCGCTTCAGGAGATCAGTCTTAAAGACTGGTGGTATGTCATGAAAAAAGAAATTATCTCCGGATTATGTCTTGGGGCAATTTTGGGAGTTATAGGATTTATAAGAATCATGCTTTGGCAGCAGATTGGTCTTTTTGATTATGGCCAGTACTGGGCTTACGTTGGATTAAGTGTTTCAGTTTCATTAATTGCCATTGTGTTGTGGGGAACGCTATCCGGTTCTATGATCCCGTTTGTCTTAAAGAAATTAAACCTTGACCCAGCTACTTCTTCGGCTCCGTTTGTAGCAACATTGGTAGATGTGACGGGACTTATTATCTATTTTACCGTAGCCGGACTTTTCTTAACCGGAAAACTTTTGTAA
- a CDS encoding pyruvate decarboxylase has product MKKIIFFTAITTFLFIGITSVKAQKTADDKIKKVLYFNPEVEPDVDEIKDPTNNAFFDAVSDNFSSRRNKMLRAEVQVPFDSIDKQTIADYCLNNDADFAIVSKVRYFKVGLGKYVFSNQVVVSMKLFGSDGNLVTETDYDTYRKNMRLLGSTVNSVKIGTEGAIKGIIKKLRKLKSTEAVL; this is encoded by the coding sequence ATGAAAAAAATTATATTCTTTACGGCAATTACAACTTTTTTATTCATCGGCATTACTTCGGTAAAAGCTCAGAAAACGGCTGATGACAAAATAAAAAAAGTTCTGTACTTCAATCCTGAAGTAGAGCCTGATGTTGATGAGATAAAAGATCCCACCAACAATGCATTCTTTGACGCTGTTTCCGATAATTTCAGCAGCAGAAGAAATAAAATGCTCCGGGCGGAAGTTCAGGTTCCCTTTGACAGCATAGATAAACAGACCATCGCAGATTACTGCCTCAATAACGATGCTGATTTTGCGATTGTTTCCAAAGTACGGTATTTCAAAGTAGGCTTAGGAAAATATGTTTTCTCCAATCAGGTAGTTGTCAGCATGAAACTTTTTGGTTCTGACGGAAATCTTGTCACGGAAACAGACTATGATACTTACCGAAAAAATATGCGCCTGCTGGGTTCAACAGTAAACTCTGTTAAAATAGGAACCGAAGGAGCTATAAAAGGAATCATAAAAAAGCTGAGAAAGCTGAAGTCAACGGAAGCAGTGCTTTGA
- a CDS encoding nicotinate-nucleotide adenylyltransferase, translated as MYQKLTPKQKALTINLDPTIYGTFAEIGAGQETVRHFFRAGGASGTIAKAMSAYDKDFSDAIYGKEVKNRYVTQNRLRKMLRYEVALIEERISRDNNPDRKFFSYANTVTTINFDKTVKGHGWVGIRFQTKENEDYNEIVIHVKFKENDATLQQETLGNLGVNLIFGAFNYFDNPRTLVESLYDDVAKDNLEIDMIDFSGPAFAYVDNRLMSLQLVKNGMTDAVIFNSQGSNMLPADVLYKKNIFAVRGSFRPVTKVNIDMLKNGMDMFFKDAICTHEETEVLIEITISNLRADGDIDERDFLDRVDILGKLGYTVIISNFSEYYRLIDYFASYTSGDIGVAMGVNNLLMVFDEKYYKDMSGGILEAFGKFFRNGMRVYLYPYKDPETHQLLDSSNLKVEENLKELYKYFKHNNRIVDITNYNPEFLEIYSREILRKIACCVKGWESQVPEGVAEMIKERGMFGYKEELSLKQFS; from the coding sequence ATGTATCAGAAACTAACTCCTAAACAAAAAGCATTAACAATTAATCTAGATCCTACTATTTATGGTACTTTCGCAGAAATTGGAGCAGGGCAGGAGACTGTTCGCCACTTTTTTAGAGCAGGAGGAGCTTCCGGTACGATTGCTAAAGCGATGTCTGCGTATGACAAAGATTTTAGTGATGCCATCTACGGAAAGGAAGTAAAAAATAGATACGTTACCCAAAACAGGCTTCGCAAAATGCTTCGATATGAAGTAGCTTTGATTGAAGAAAGAATTTCAAGAGATAATAATCCTGATAGAAAATTTTTTTCTTATGCCAATACGGTAACAACCATCAATTTTGACAAGACTGTAAAAGGCCATGGCTGGGTAGGAATTCGTTTTCAGACCAAAGAAAATGAAGATTACAATGAAATCGTGATTCACGTAAAATTCAAAGAAAATGATGCTACCCTTCAGCAGGAAACCTTAGGGAATCTTGGGGTAAATCTTATTTTCGGGGCTTTCAATTACTTTGACAATCCAAGAACTTTAGTAGAATCTTTATACGATGATGTTGCAAAAGACAACCTGGAAATTGATATGATTGATTTCAGCGGACCTGCTTTTGCCTATGTTGATAACAGACTGATGTCTCTTCAGCTGGTGAAAAATGGAATGACCGATGCGGTGATTTTCAATTCTCAGGGCAGTAATATGCTTCCGGCAGATGTATTGTACAAAAAAAATATTTTCGCGGTAAGAGGAAGTTTCAGACCGGTAACGAAAGTAAACATTGATATGCTTAAAAATGGGATGGATATGTTTTTCAAAGACGCTATCTGCACCCATGAAGAAACAGAAGTTCTAATCGAAATCACTATTTCCAATCTGAGAGCAGATGGAGATATTGACGAAAGAGATTTTCTTGATAGAGTAGATATTCTTGGGAAACTGGGCTATACTGTTATTATTTCAAACTTCTCTGAATATTACAGACTGATCGATTATTTCGCATCTTATACAAGTGGAGATATTGGTGTAGCGATGGGAGTAAACAACCTTTTGATGGTATTTGATGAAAAATACTATAAAGATATGTCAGGAGGAATCCTTGAAGCATTCGGGAAATTTTTCAGAAACGGAATGAGAGTATATCTTTATCCATATAAAGATCCTGAAACTCACCAGTTGCTGGATTCTTCAAACCTGAAAGTAGAAGAAAACCTGAAAGAACTCTATAAATATTTCAAACACAACAATCGTATTGTAGATATTACGAACTATAATCCGGAGTTTCTGGAAATCTACTCAAGAGAAATTTTGAGAAAAATAGCATGTTGTGTGAAAGGCTGGGAAAGCCAGGTTCCGGAAGGTGTAGCAGAAATGATTAAAGAGCGTGGAATGTTCGGATATAAAGAAGAACTTTCCCTAAAACAATTCTCTTAA
- the rpsO gene encoding 30S ribosomal protein S15, giving the protein MYLTTDKKQEIFAKHGKSAQDTGSAEGQIALFTFRINHLSQHLKANRHDFNTERSLVKLVGKRKSLLDYLKNKDIARYRAIIAELGLRK; this is encoded by the coding sequence ATGTACTTAACAACAGACAAAAAGCAGGAAATTTTCGCAAAACACGGAAAATCTGCACAAGACACAGGAAGTGCTGAAGGACAAATCGCTCTTTTCACTTTCAGAATCAACCACTTATCTCAGCACTTAAAGGCTAACCGTCATGATTTCAACACAGAGAGATCTCTAGTGAAATTGGTAGGTAAGAGAAAAAGTTTACTAGATTACCTTAAAAACAAAGATATCGCAAGATATAGAGCAATTATTGCTGAACTAGGTTTAAGAAAATAA
- a CDS encoding bacteriocin-like protein, which produces MKNLKKLSREKAKQINGGSIERCSDSNPCTVGYCCYGICSPFICLE; this is translated from the coding sequence ATGAAAAATCTAAAGAAACTCAGTAGAGAAAAAGCAAAGCAAATCAATGGAGGATCCATTGAACGATGCAGTGACAGTAACCCGTGTACTGTAGGATATTGCTGCTATGGCATTTGTTCACCGTTCATCTGCCTTGAATAG
- a CDS encoding GAF domain-containing protein: MSELKKRLSSILESPKHNTEEKLEKVCHLLDQEISYFNWTGFYFKNGDKEELILGPYVGAPTDHTIIPYGKGICGQVAVSNETFVVPDVNEESNYLSCSIDTKAEIVVPIFKDGKNIGQIDIDSHKVDPFTNEDRELLEWLCNEVSKVL; this comes from the coding sequence ATGTCAGAATTAAAGAAAAGACTTTCCTCAATTCTTGAAAGTCCTAAACATAATACAGAAGAAAAACTTGAAAAAGTTTGCCACTTGTTGGATCAGGAAATTTCTTATTTCAACTGGACGGGTTTCTATTTCAAAAACGGAGATAAGGAAGAATTGATTTTAGGTCCTTATGTAGGAGCACCAACAGATCATACCATTATTCCTTACGGTAAAGGAATTTGCGGACAGGTTGCGGTTTCCAATGAAACATTTGTAGTTCCTGATGTAAATGAAGAAAGCAATTATTTAAGCTGCTCTATTGATACAAAAGCAGAAATTGTAGTTCCTATCTTTAAAGACGGAAAAAACATCGGCCAGATTGATATTGATTCTCATAAGGTAGACCCTTTCACTAATGAAGACCGTGAATTATTAGAATGGCTTTGTAACGAAGTTTCTAAGGTTTTATAG
- a CDS encoding DUF4260 domain-containing protein, whose amino-acid sequence MKIQLKLEYAAFLLLGIYAFALTGYSWWWFAGLFLAPDISMLGYTVNTKVGAFFYNLFHHFGVAILVYFAGTALSLPYLQMAGAILFSHSAFDRILGYGLKYPDSFQNTHLGKIGKDSN is encoded by the coding sequence ATGAAAATACAATTAAAGCTTGAATACGCAGCATTTCTGTTATTAGGAATCTATGCTTTTGCCCTAACGGGATATTCATGGTGGTGGTTTGCAGGGCTATTTCTTGCTCCGGACATTTCAATGCTGGGGTATACGGTGAATACCAAAGTTGGAGCATTTTTCTATAATCTCTTCCATCACTTTGGAGTAGCGATCCTTGTTTATTTTGCCGGAACAGCTCTATCTCTACCCTATCTGCAAATGGCCGGAGCCATTTTATTTTCTCATTCAGCTTTTGACAGAATTCTGGGCTATGGATTGAAGTATCCGGACAGTTTTCAGAATACGCATTTGGGGAAGATTGGAAAAGATAGCAATTAA